From a single Erpetoichthys calabaricus chromosome 1, fErpCal1.3, whole genome shotgun sequence genomic region:
- the ccdc97 gene encoding coiled-coil domain-containing protein 97 isoform X1 produces the protein MISAHWGEIEAPVSPAVPGCVKFQTSQDEESDPACWNLQDNGHSVAEPCSVPNDSNEELSESLLEGEESKKDTLTIMLESIAKSGAQIKSQQKGEPDLTLGEKLGILNELYHSKPLIFLERYYRHLQPEHLTCFQHLAGSYEVEFYCAEIHRNNSQKNSRTRIKNKRYAALQGLIREGEYFSDERMRSRDPLLYEQCIGQYLTDDEMMEQNARSMSESRCLSDVLLSSYQEQLIQRKMELQQEREEGAEEEEEEEEEDDDEENEQDGPAGSMETEWVPTAEEKVMLREEFISRMHQRFLDGEDRDFNYSEVDDNPEYDNLEIVNQDAEERYFDEEEDSDGDMCE, from the exons ATGATTTCAG CTCACTGGGGTGAAATTGAGGCCCCTGTCAGTCCTGCTGTTCCAGGGTGTGTAAAGTTCCAGACATCCCAGGATGAAGAAAGCGACCCAGCCTGTTGGAATCTGCAGGATAATGGGCATTCAGTTGCAGAGCCGTGCAGTGTACCAAATGATAGTAATGAAGAACTTTCTGAAAGTCTGCTGGAGGGTGAG GAATCCAAGAAAGACACTCTGACCATAATGTTGGAGTCGATTGCAAAAAGTGGTGCCCAGATTAAGAGCCAGCAAAAAGGAGAGCCAGACCTAACTCTGGGTGAAAAGTTGGGCATCCTGAATGAACTGTATCACAGTAAGCCCCTAATCTTCTTGGAGAGGTACTACCGGCACCTCCAACCTGAGCACTTGACCTGCTTCCAGCACCTGGCAGGCAGCTATGAGGTGGAATTTTACTGTGCAGAGATCCATCGTAATAACTCTCAAAAGAACAGTCGGACTCGCATTAAAAACAAGCGCTATGCTGCCCTGCAGGGTCTGATCCGAG AAGGGGAATATTTTAGCGATGAGAGAATGCGTTCACGTGATCCCCTTCTTTATGAACAATGCATTGGCCAGTACCTGACAGATGATGAGATGATGGAGCAAAATGCACGTTCCATGTCCGAGTCACGCTGCCTGTCCGACGTCTTACTTTCCTCATACCAAGAGCAACTGATTCAAAGGAAAATGGAGCTACAGCAGGAGAGGGAAGAGGgtgcagaagaagaagaggaggaggaagaagaagatgatgatgaagagaatGAGCAAG ATGGACCAGCTGGCTCAATGGAAACTGAGTGGGTTCCCACGGCAGAAGAGAAAGTCATGTTGAGGGAGGAATTCATCAGCAGGATGCACCAGCGTTTCTTGGATGGCGAGGACAGGGATTTTAATTACAG CGAGGTGGATGATAACCCAGAGTATGACAATCTGGAAATTGTTAATCAAGATGCAGAGGAGCGCTATTTTGATGAGGAGGAGGATTCTGATGGTgatatgtgtgagtga
- the ccdc97 gene encoding coiled-coil domain-containing protein 97 isoform X2 has product MKKATQPVGICRIMGIQLQSRAVYQMIVMKNFLKVCWRESKKDTLTIMLESIAKSGAQIKSQQKGEPDLTLGEKLGILNELYHSKPLIFLERYYRHLQPEHLTCFQHLAGSYEVEFYCAEIHRNNSQKNSRTRIKNKRYAALQGLIREGEYFSDERMRSRDPLLYEQCIGQYLTDDEMMEQNARSMSESRCLSDVLLSSYQEQLIQRKMELQQEREEGAEEEEEEEEEDDDEENEQDGPAGSMETEWVPTAEEKVMLREEFISRMHQRFLDGEDRDFNYSEVDDNPEYDNLEIVNQDAEERYFDEEEDSDGDMCE; this is encoded by the exons ATGAAGAAAGCGACCCAGCCTGTTGGAATCTGCAGGATAATGGGCATTCAGTTGCAGAGCCGTGCAGTGTACCAAATGATAGTAATGAAGAACTTTCTGAAAGTCTGCTGGAGG GAATCCAAGAAAGACACTCTGACCATAATGTTGGAGTCGATTGCAAAAAGTGGTGCCCAGATTAAGAGCCAGCAAAAAGGAGAGCCAGACCTAACTCTGGGTGAAAAGTTGGGCATCCTGAATGAACTGTATCACAGTAAGCCCCTAATCTTCTTGGAGAGGTACTACCGGCACCTCCAACCTGAGCACTTGACCTGCTTCCAGCACCTGGCAGGCAGCTATGAGGTGGAATTTTACTGTGCAGAGATCCATCGTAATAACTCTCAAAAGAACAGTCGGACTCGCATTAAAAACAAGCGCTATGCTGCCCTGCAGGGTCTGATCCGAG AAGGGGAATATTTTAGCGATGAGAGAATGCGTTCACGTGATCCCCTTCTTTATGAACAATGCATTGGCCAGTACCTGACAGATGATGAGATGATGGAGCAAAATGCACGTTCCATGTCCGAGTCACGCTGCCTGTCCGACGTCTTACTTTCCTCATACCAAGAGCAACTGATTCAAAGGAAAATGGAGCTACAGCAGGAGAGGGAAGAGGgtgcagaagaagaagaggaggaggaagaagaagatgatgatgaagagaatGAGCAAG ATGGACCAGCTGGCTCAATGGAAACTGAGTGGGTTCCCACGGCAGAAGAGAAAGTCATGTTGAGGGAGGAATTCATCAGCAGGATGCACCAGCGTTTCTTGGATGGCGAGGACAGGGATTTTAATTACAG CGAGGTGGATGATAACCCAGAGTATGACAATCTGGAAATTGTTAATCAAGATGCAGAGGAGCGCTATTTTGATGAGGAGGAGGATTCTGATGGTgatatgtgtgagtga